DNA sequence from the Candidatus Saccharibacteria bacterium genome:
AAAGCGCATTACAGCTGGGATCTTGTCTGTGATTATGGCATATTCCGAGATTTGCAACGACACCGCATGGTAGACGACCTCAATTGGCAACAATTAACTCCGCGATATGGCTATGAGATACCAAAGTTGGTAGAAGACGCTGGACTGACTGATCTGTTTGAAGCTTGTTTTGATCTTAGTTTAGAGCTTTATAGCCAACTACAGTCAGCAGGCTACGCGCTAGATGCTCAATATGCCACCTTGCTAGGTCATAAAATGCGCTGGAAGGT
Encoded proteins:
- a CDS encoding FAD-dependent thymidylate synthase, coding for MGERLNRRHKPGRAIEKAHYSWDLVCDYGIFRDLQRHRMVDDLNWQQLTPRYGYEIPKLVEDAGLTDLFEACFDLSLELYSQLQSAGYALDAQYATLLGHKMRWKVTYNAREAFHLHELRTSPQGHSGYRKLVLEMHEKLAEVHPMLAEAMKFVNQGEDPKLARLAAERYTQFKLDQIQ